Proteins from a single region of Chloroflexota bacterium:
- the tpiA gene encoding triose-phosphate isomerase, with translation MALARRPLVAGNWKMHSTPQSGVDLARAIIRAGLPDGVDLVLCPPAIAVTDVARAVVGTSVQVGAQNMHWLDAGAFTGEISAPMLAGVADVVIVGHSERRADFGETDEMVNRKLRAALAAGLTPIVCVGETESVRDAGGARDLITAQVQAALSSIDSSAAEPLVLAYEPVWAIGTGRTASPEQAAEAIGWVRAALSQALDAEAAQRTRVLYGGSVSPANARELLTQDGVDGALVGGASLKAEDFIAIARSAVP, from the coding sequence ATGGCCCTCGCGCGCCGACCGCTCGTGGCCGGCAACTGGAAGATGCACAGCACGCCGCAATCGGGCGTTGATCTAGCGCGCGCCATCATCCGCGCCGGGCTGCCCGACGGCGTCGACCTGGTGCTCTGCCCGCCGGCGATCGCCGTGACCGACGTCGCGCGCGCCGTGGTGGGTACGTCGGTGCAGGTGGGCGCGCAGAACATGCACTGGCTCGATGCCGGCGCGTTTACGGGCGAAATCTCGGCCCCGATGCTGGCCGGCGTGGCGGACGTGGTGATCGTGGGCCACTCGGAGCGGCGCGCCGACTTCGGCGAGACCGACGAGATGGTGAACCGCAAGCTGCGGGCCGCCCTGGCCGCCGGTCTCACGCCGATCGTCTGCGTCGGCGAGACCGAGTCGGTGCGCGACGCCGGTGGGGCGCGGGATTTGATTACCGCGCAAGTTCAGGCGGCCCTCTCAAGTATCGATTCCTCGGCCGCCGAGCCGCTGGTGCTGGCCTATGAGCCGGTGTGGGCCATCGGCACGGGGCGCACGGCGTCTCCCGAGCAGGCCGCGGAGGCCATCGGCTGGGTGCGCGCGGCGCTGAGCCAGGCGCTGGATGCCGAAGCGGCGCAGCGCACGCGGGTGCTCTACGGAGGAAGCGTTTCCCCGGCCAACGCGCGCGAGCTGCTGACCCAGGACGGCGTGGACGGGGCGCTGGTGGGCGGCGCGAGCCTGAAGGCCGAAGACTTCATCGCCATCGCGCGGAGCGCGGTTCCTTAG
- a CDS encoding heterodisulfide reductase-related iron-sulfur binding cluster produces MSAATPTARVGFSTHDAPDPATIATCVHCGLCLNECPTYRVLRLEMDSPRGRIQLTKAVSDGHMSLTSPTFLKHTFRCLDCRACETACPSGVKYGEIIEDVRAQTVQAGLLPRARRIADLVLRHVFTRPRALRLLGQGLRLYQRSGLQWLVRRSRVLHALAPPLARLDEMSPPMSASFLQASDLRFVPAAGERRYRVAFLTGCIMSLSLADAHRASLRVLARAGCEVHIPEHQQCCGALHVHGGARETARDLARRNIDAFEADAFDAIVVNSAGCGSTLKEYGHLLGDDSAYAQRARAFVAKVRDFSEFLAEIEAPAGSASVEREVIYQDACHLVHAQGITQQPRDLIGAIPGVKLVETANPTLCCGAAGLYSATDTEVSLQILDEKLDAIQATGARTIVSGNPGCILHLRAGARRRGLELDVMHLAEFLDTAYATK; encoded by the coding sequence ATGAGCGCCGCGACGCCGACCGCGCGCGTCGGCTTCAGCACCCACGACGCGCCCGATCCCGCCACCATCGCCACCTGCGTGCATTGCGGCTTGTGCCTCAACGAGTGCCCCACCTACCGCGTGCTGCGGCTGGAAATGGACTCGCCGCGCGGGCGGATTCAACTCACCAAGGCGGTGTCCGACGGGCACATGTCCCTCACCAGCCCAACCTTCCTGAAGCACACCTTCCGCTGCCTGGACTGCCGCGCGTGTGAGACGGCCTGTCCCTCGGGCGTCAAGTACGGCGAGATCATCGAGGACGTGCGGGCGCAGACGGTGCAGGCCGGGCTATTGCCGCGGGCACGCCGCATCGCGGACCTGGTGCTGCGGCACGTCTTCACCCGACCGCGGGCGCTGCGGCTGCTGGGGCAAGGCTTGCGTTTGTATCAGCGCAGCGGCTTGCAGTGGCTGGTGCGCCGCAGCCGGGTGCTGCACGCACTGGCGCCGCCGTTGGCGCGGCTCGATGAGATGTCGCCACCGATGTCCGCGAGCTTCCTTCAGGCGAGCGATCTGCGCTTCGTGCCGGCCGCGGGGGAACGCCGCTATCGAGTGGCATTCCTCACCGGCTGCATCATGTCGCTGTCGCTCGCCGACGCCCACCGCGCCTCGCTGCGGGTGCTGGCGCGCGCCGGCTGCGAGGTTCACATTCCCGAGCACCAGCAGTGCTGCGGCGCGCTGCACGTGCACGGCGGCGCGCGCGAGACCGCCCGCGACCTGGCCCGGCGCAACATCGACGCCTTCGAGGCGGACGCCTTCGACGCCATCGTCGTCAACTCCGCCGGCTGCGGCTCGACCCTGAAGGAGTACGGTCACCTGCTCGGCGACGACTCCGCCTACGCCCAGCGGGCGCGCGCCTTCGTCGCCAAGGTGCGGGACTTTTCGGAGTTTCTGGCCGAGATCGAGGCGCCCGCCGGTTCAGCTTCGGTCGAGCGCGAGGTGATCTACCAGGACGCCTGCCACCTGGTGCACGCCCAGGGCATCACGCAACAGCCCCGCGACCTCATCGGCGCCATTCCCGGAGTCAAGCTGGTGGAGACGGCCAACCCCACGCTCTGCTGCGGCGCCGCGGGCCTCTACAGCGCCACCGACACGGAGGTGTCGCTGCAGATCCTGGACGAGAAGCTCGACGCGATCCAGGCGACCGGCGCGCGGACCATCGTTTCGGGCAATCCGGGCTGCATCCTGCACCTGCGCGCCGGCGCGCGACGGCGCGGCCTCGAACTGGACGTGATGCACCTCGCCGAGTTTCTGGACACGGCCTACGCCACCAAGTGA
- a CDS encoding DUF2723 domain-containing protein encodes MAAISAARRIRVAYGAVSAQPHFQFWLPIVVLAGLALPFYWLSAVPYVNGGDKGEFQTLGYLGGIAHPPSYPLLTAALFLGSHALGFLEPAHASNVVNGTFAALATVLLFVVARDVTGSWVAALGAAVVFGTGFRVWTLGVQAEPFSLQMALMLAVAAALRAFHRRPSPVRLAVVALATGLSFTNHALSVFMLPFTLAYVLSRRPWRLPRPREAALASGAFLVGLAPWLYLVRARWTPVAIREPETERLLGFRDIWDHAFSFTAAPGGSSITDRLFVTPGEYLEPRWGEFTQDVLREFGWIWVVAIIGGIFVVAARDWRFAGWTLGTAVLTGLFTLIYTIPDYDRYFAMVHVILGIWLAGGLALLLAAVPAALRRLRLSRFVRPAVWVVSLALLAGVSARAGVQMTGDAWRNISGVSGHAKVLTEHARAQIRHMVPNSVYMSTWPSSWHHRYALFVDEFGADKNIQVQVSGLKTMGIDQAEEILLSGRSLYLQASTPDYEREFAVVKEGAFFQVFIAADVSDGDLIKDSDDRIYLVSGGERRWIPNLDIFTAHGFAWNRVRKLDDRDIERLPEGSPLEMPEQRAPPTPQSQCPPTCVMQN; translated from the coding sequence ATGGCTGCAATCAGCGCTGCGCGCCGGATTCGAGTGGCCTATGGGGCCGTTTCCGCCCAGCCGCACTTTCAGTTTTGGCTGCCGATCGTGGTGCTGGCCGGGTTGGCGTTGCCGTTCTACTGGCTGAGCGCGGTGCCGTATGTGAACGGCGGCGACAAAGGCGAGTTTCAGACGCTGGGGTATCTGGGCGGCATCGCCCACCCGCCGTCGTATCCGCTGCTCACGGCCGCGCTATTCCTCGGGTCCCACGCCCTGGGCTTCTTGGAGCCAGCGCATGCGTCCAACGTTGTGAATGGGACGTTCGCTGCGCTGGCCACGGTCTTGCTGTTCGTCGTGGCGCGGGACGTCACGGGCTCCTGGGTGGCGGCGCTTGGAGCGGCGGTCGTCTTCGGCACCGGGTTCCGCGTCTGGACGCTCGGGGTTCAAGCGGAGCCCTTCAGTTTGCAGATGGCGCTCATGCTGGCCGTGGCCGCGGCGCTGCGCGCCTTCCACCGGCGGCCATCGCCGGTGCGGTTGGCCGTGGTGGCCTTGGCCACCGGCTTGTCGTTCACCAATCACGCGCTCAGCGTGTTCATGCTGCCCTTTACGCTTGCGTACGTCCTGTCCCGGCGGCCATGGCGCCTGCCGCGCCCGCGCGAAGCGGCGCTGGCGTCCGGCGCGTTCCTGGTCGGCCTGGCCCCCTGGCTCTATCTGGTGCGCGCGCGCTGGACCCCAGTGGCCATCAGAGAGCCCGAGACTGAGCGGCTGCTCGGGTTTCGCGATATCTGGGACCACGCGTTCTCCTTTACGGCCGCGCCGGGCGGCAGCAGCATTACGGACAGGCTATTCGTCACACCCGGCGAGTACCTGGAGCCCCGCTGGGGCGAGTTCACCCAAGATGTGCTGCGCGAGTTCGGGTGGATCTGGGTCGTGGCGATCATCGGGGGCATCTTCGTTGTTGCCGCGCGAGATTGGCGCTTCGCGGGATGGACGCTGGGCACCGCCGTATTGACCGGGCTGTTCACGTTGATCTACACGATTCCGGACTACGACCGCTACTTCGCCATGGTCCATGTCATCCTCGGGATCTGGCTGGCGGGAGGCTTGGCGCTTCTCCTCGCGGCGGTGCCGGCAGCACTCCGGCGACTGCGGCTCTCTCGATTTGTACGACCGGCGGTGTGGGTGGTGTCGTTGGCGCTGCTGGCCGGAGTTTCGGCGCGCGCCGGCGTGCAGATGACCGGGGATGCGTGGCGCAACATCAGTGGCGTCTCGGGGCACGCCAAGGTGCTGACCGAGCATGCGCGGGCACAGATTCGACACATGGTGCCGAACAGCGTCTACATGAGCACCTGGCCATCCTCGTGGCATCACCGGTATGCGCTGTTCGTCGACGAATTCGGCGCGGACAAGAACATTCAGGTTCAAGTGTCAGGCCTAAAGACGATGGGAATCGACCAAGCGGAAGAGATTCTGCTGAGCGGTCGCAGTCTCTATCTCCAGGCAAGCACGCCGGACTATGAGCGGGAGTTTGCCGTCGTGAAGGAAGGGGCCTTCTTTCAAGTCTTCATTGCCGCCGACGTGAGCGACGGCGACTTGATCAAGGACAGCGACGACCGCATTTACCTCGTCTCGGGCGGCGAACGTCGGTGGATTCCTAACCTGGACATCTTCACCGCGCACGGCTTTGCCTGGAACCGGGTGCGCAAGCTCGACGACCGGGACATCGAGCGCTTACCCGAAGGGTCGCCCCTGGAGATGCCGGAGCAGCGCGCCCCACCGACACCCCAGTCCCAGTGTCCGCCAACGTGCGTGATGCAGAACTGA
- a CDS encoding FAD-binding oxidoreductase encodes MALEAAAPVAPSAAEIKAALTRDIPSSRIRTSGPGALAVDGVEPSVVVQPAHPDEAAAVLARCDEVGAAVVPRGAGAQMGLGNIPERVDVVLDMSGLNELVTYTPADLTLGVQAGVSLAALQARLGKEGQHLPLDPPFAASATLGGLMATNTSGPRRVASGSFRDLVIGAETAGPDGAITKSGGMVVKNVTGYDLHKGHIGALGTLGLITRVNLKVAPLPTNERTAVYGYASALDAGGAVGSIVAQPVAPTGVDLIDRRLVATADLPNGPWLLAVRFAGTEAGVAAQLAMVHETLAPNGAVPYVLEGDAQRDLWRDAVSVAEPPPTGEPFTVCRMSALSSQIPSLLGSAAEIAAELGLEWRAEAHAVSGVGRVRWTGGDDDAVCRAVSDLRGDARMFNAPVVVEAAPSGVKRRLDVWGTDPSNAAHALASELRRAFDPNGTLNPGRFLADAA; translated from the coding sequence ATGGCACTTGAAGCTGCGGCGCCGGTCGCCCCATCGGCTGCGGAAATCAAGGCCGCGCTCACGCGCGACATCCCGTCCAGCCGCATCCGCACCAGCGGCCCAGGAGCGTTGGCCGTGGACGGCGTCGAGCCGTCCGTGGTCGTCCAGCCCGCGCATCCTGACGAAGCGGCGGCCGTGCTGGCGCGGTGCGACGAGGTGGGCGCCGCAGTCGTCCCGCGCGGAGCCGGCGCCCAGATGGGCCTGGGGAATATCCCCGAACGCGTGGACGTGGTGCTCGACATGTCCGGGCTCAATGAACTCGTGACCTACACGCCCGCGGACCTGACGCTTGGCGTGCAAGCCGGAGTCTCGCTGGCCGCGCTGCAAGCGCGCTTGGGCAAGGAAGGCCAGCACCTGCCGCTGGACCCGCCATTCGCGGCATCCGCCACTTTGGGCGGCCTGATGGCCACCAACACGTCGGGGCCCCGGCGGGTGGCCTCGGGCTCGTTTCGCGACCTGGTGATCGGCGCTGAGACGGCGGGGCCGGACGGCGCCATCACCAAATCCGGCGGCATGGTGGTCAAGAACGTGACCGGCTATGACCTGCACAAGGGTCACATTGGCGCGCTGGGGACCCTGGGCCTCATTACCCGCGTGAATCTCAAAGTGGCGCCGCTGCCGACCAACGAGCGCACGGCGGTCTACGGCTACGCATCGGCGCTCGACGCGGGCGGCGCGGTTGGGTCGATCGTGGCCCAGCCGGTCGCGCCCACCGGGGTCGATCTCATCGACCGGCGACTGGTCGCGACAGCCGACCTGCCGAACGGCCCCTGGCTGCTGGCGGTGCGCTTCGCGGGGACGGAAGCCGGAGTTGCCGCGCAGCTCGCGATGGTCCACGAGACGCTCGCCCCCAACGGCGCCGTCCCGTACGTGCTCGAGGGCGACGCGCAGCGCGACCTCTGGCGCGACGCGGTGAGCGTGGCCGAACCGCCCCCCACCGGCGAGCCATTTACGGTGTGCCGCATGAGCGCCCTCTCATCGCAGATTCCATCGCTGCTCGGATCGGCGGCCGAGATCGCCGCGGAGCTCGGCCTGGAGTGGCGTGCGGAGGCGCACGCCGTGAGCGGCGTGGGGCGGGTGCGCTGGACGGGCGGCGACGACGACGCGGTGTGCCGCGCCGTCTCCGATCTGCGCGGCGACGCGCGGATGTTTAACGCTCCCGTCGTCGTCGAGGCGGCGCCATCCGGCGTCAAGCGCCGCCTGGACGTCTGGGGCACGGACCCGTCAAACGCGGCTCATGCGCTCGCGAGCGAGCTGCGGCGCGCATTCGATCCCAACGGCACGCTCAACCCCGGACGCTTCCTGGCAGACGCCGCATGA
- the ftsY gene encoding signal recognition particle-docking protein FtsY, translated as MRLGRLRRSKDASVDAGAAPTRRRFGGGLRRWFDRGGLDDADWEELEELLIQADLGPELSLELVEGLQEAVQDAGIKDPEAARALLSERLAAELGGGERAFAAGDPPQVVLVVGVNGAGKTTSIAKLATLLKSHGYSVLLAAADTYRAGAIDQLQVWGERIEAPVVAHQPGSDPGAVVYDALDAAKARGVDYVIADTAGRQHTNLNLMNELAKVRRVAERQAPGAPHEVLLVLDALTGQNGLRQAQAFRDAVDVTGVIVSKLDSSAKGGVAFAVTRALGVPIKFIGTGEKPEDFAVFEPEEFAAAVLASGDATERGS; from the coding sequence ATGCGGCTGGGACGGCTGCGGCGCTCGAAGGATGCGTCCGTGGACGCGGGCGCGGCGCCCACGCGCCGCCGCTTCGGCGGGGGGCTGCGGCGCTGGTTCGACCGGGGCGGCCTGGACGACGCCGACTGGGAGGAGCTGGAAGAGCTGCTGATCCAAGCCGATCTCGGCCCGGAGCTGTCGCTGGAGCTCGTCGAAGGGCTGCAAGAGGCCGTGCAAGACGCGGGCATCAAGGACCCTGAAGCCGCCCGGGCGCTGCTGAGCGAACGCCTCGCGGCGGAGCTGGGCGGCGGCGAGCGCGCCTTCGCGGCGGGCGATCCGCCGCAGGTGGTGCTGGTGGTCGGCGTGAACGGCGCGGGCAAGACGACATCCATCGCCAAGCTGGCCACGCTGCTCAAAAGCCACGGCTATTCGGTGCTCCTGGCCGCGGCCGACACCTACCGCGCCGGGGCCATCGACCAACTCCAAGTCTGGGGCGAGCGCATTGAAGCGCCGGTCGTGGCGCATCAGCCGGGCAGCGACCCGGGGGCGGTGGTCTACGACGCGCTGGACGCGGCCAAGGCGCGCGGCGTCGACTACGTCATCGCCGACACGGCGGGCCGCCAACACACAAATCTCAACCTGATGAACGAGCTGGCCAAGGTGCGACGCGTGGCCGAGCGGCAGGCGCCCGGCGCGCCGCACGAGGTGCTGCTGGTGCTGGACGCCTTGACCGGGCAAAACGGCCTGCGCCAAGCTCAGGCGTTTCGCGACGCGGTGGACGTGACCGGGGTGATCGTTTCCAAGCTCGACAGCTCGGCCAAGGGCGGCGTGGCGTTCGCCGTCACGCGCGCGCTTGGCGTGCCGATCAAGTTCATCGGTACGGGTGAGAAGCCAGAGGATTTCGCCGTGTTCGAGCCCGAGGAGTTCGCGGCCGCGGTGCTCGCGAGCGGCGACGCCACGGAGCGCGGTTCATGA
- a CDS encoding sugar phosphate nucleotidyltransferase — protein MKGVILAGGTGSRLDPLTRVTNKQLLPVYDKPMIYYPIETLVNAGVTEILIVTSGSSAGDFLQLLGSGREFGIDHLGFTYQEGAGGIAEAIGLAEPFVGRDRMLVILGDNIIGGNIVEAARRFEAQPSGAKVLLTEVENPQAYGVAELDSDRIVQFIEKPERPPSNLAVTGIYFYDENAFDLVRQLDRSARGELEVTDLNNAYLARGEMTHDLLEGYWADCGESIAHYLQACNLVAAQGANRIYPSPSGPVPSPSTGEG, from the coding sequence ATGAAGGGCGTGATTCTGGCCGGCGGCACGGGGTCGCGCCTCGATCCCCTGACGCGCGTGACGAATAAGCAACTGTTGCCCGTCTATGACAAGCCGATGATCTACTACCCCATCGAGACGCTGGTGAATGCGGGGGTGACCGAGATCCTGATCGTGACCAGCGGCTCGAGCGCCGGGGACTTTCTGCAACTGCTGGGCAGCGGCCGCGAGTTCGGCATCGACCACCTGGGCTTCACCTACCAGGAGGGCGCGGGCGGCATCGCGGAAGCCATCGGCCTGGCCGAGCCGTTCGTGGGCCGCGACCGCATGCTGGTGATCCTGGGCGACAACATCATCGGCGGCAACATCGTCGAGGCGGCGCGCCGCTTCGAGGCCCAGCCGTCCGGGGCCAAGGTGCTGCTCACCGAGGTCGAGAATCCCCAGGCCTACGGCGTGGCGGAGCTGGATAGCGACCGCATCGTGCAGTTCATCGAGAAGCCGGAGCGTCCGCCCTCGAACCTGGCGGTGACGGGCATCTACTTCTACGACGAGAACGCCTTCGACCTTGTGCGCCAACTCGACCGGTCGGCGCGCGGGGAGCTGGAGGTCACGGACTTGAACAACGCCTACCTCGCGCGGGGCGAGATGACTCATGACCTCCTGGAGGGCTATTGGGCCGACTGCGGCGAGTCCATCGCGCACTACCTGCAGGCCTGCAACCTGGTGGCGGCACAAGGCGCCAACCGGATCTACCCCAGCCCGTCGGGTCCGGTCCCCTCTCCCTCGACGGGAGAGGGATAG
- the selB gene encoding selenocysteine-specific translation elongation factor, which yields MTAATDAPPAATVGTAGHVDHGKSTLVHALTGIDPDRLAEEKARGMTIDLGFAWLTLPSGRSVSLVDVPGHERFIHNMLAGVGGIDACLFVVAADEGVMPQTREHLDIVTLLGIERGVVALAKTDLVDEEWLELVEQELRETLAASSLAQAPIVPVSAREGRGLDALLEALDALLAQPLSRPQVGGPRLPVDRAFTQRGFGTVVTGTLAGGPLDVGDTVHLYPGGARTRVRGLQTHRAAEDRAWPGRRVAVNLGGVAPADVPRGTVVAAPGAVTETRRVDATLRLLASAPRALKPGERVSWHSGTAEVVAAVRYLEADSVRPGSGGWVQWRLGEAVAIRKGDPYVIRRLSPPMTIGGGEIVRAAARHVPRGDPAALAALERARRAAPAELVAAAVDAAGPLTAAEIARRAELNLDEVTAIVDAMEREGGLSVVGGYAAPTGAVDALSRRILARLSPGTAGGLPRAALPQQLGAPAPLVAALLERLADDGKLVLKEGRVLPPGRAEAPHGPEADRLLAALDQGGIAPPDLPTLARSLGASPALLDALAAAGELVRVTPTFGLTQAGYARWRQAIGEAFAVNDQVTVSQLRDQLGTSRKYVLAFLEHLDARAVTRRVGEARILLDLSWLPE from the coding sequence GTGACGGCCGCGACCGACGCCCCGCCCGCGGCCACGGTTGGCACCGCGGGGCATGTCGATCACGGCAAGTCAACCCTGGTGCACGCGCTCACCGGCATCGATCCGGATCGTCTCGCCGAAGAGAAGGCGCGCGGCATGACCATTGATCTGGGCTTCGCCTGGCTCACCCTGCCCAGCGGGCGCTCCGTGAGCCTGGTGGACGTGCCGGGACACGAGCGATTCATTCACAACATGCTGGCCGGCGTGGGGGGCATCGACGCCTGTCTGTTCGTGGTCGCCGCCGACGAAGGCGTGATGCCGCAGACGCGCGAGCATCTCGACATCGTGACCCTGCTAGGCATCGAGCGCGGCGTGGTCGCGCTGGCCAAGACGGACCTCGTGGACGAGGAATGGCTCGAACTTGTCGAACAGGAGCTGCGCGAAACCCTGGCGGCCAGCTCGCTGGCCCAAGCGCCCATCGTCCCCGTCTCGGCGCGCGAAGGCCGCGGACTGGACGCGCTGCTGGAGGCGCTGGACGCGCTGCTCGCGCAGCCGTTGTCGCGACCGCAGGTCGGCGGACCGCGACTGCCGGTGGACCGGGCCTTCACCCAGCGGGGCTTCGGCACCGTGGTCACCGGCACCCTGGCCGGAGGGCCGCTGGACGTGGGAGATACGGTCCATCTCTATCCGGGCGGCGCGCGGACACGCGTGCGCGGCTTGCAGACCCATCGCGCGGCGGAGGACCGCGCCTGGCCGGGACGGCGCGTGGCGGTGAACCTCGGCGGCGTCGCGCCCGCCGACGTCCCGCGCGGCACGGTGGTCGCCGCGCCTGGGGCCGTCACCGAGACGCGACGCGTGGACGCCACGCTGCGCCTGCTCGCGTCGGCGCCGCGCGCGTTGAAACCTGGAGAGCGGGTGTCGTGGCATTCGGGCACCGCCGAGGTCGTCGCGGCGGTGCGCTACTTGGAAGCCGACTCCGTCCGGCCGGGGAGCGGCGGCTGGGTCCAGTGGCGGCTAGGCGAGGCCGTCGCCATCCGCAAGGGCGACCCTTATGTGATCCGGCGGCTCTCACCGCCGATGACCATTGGCGGCGGGGAGATCGTGCGCGCGGCGGCCCGCCACGTGCCTCGCGGCGACCCCGCCGCGCTGGCGGCCCTCGAACGCGCGCGCCGCGCCGCTCCCGCCGAGCTGGTAGCCGCGGCAGTCGACGCCGCTGGCCCGCTTACCGCCGCTGAGATCGCACGACGCGCCGAGTTGAACCTCGACGAAGTGACGGCAATCGTGGACGCGATGGAGCGCGAAGGCGGGCTGAGCGTTGTCGGCGGCTACGCGGCGCCGACCGGCGCGGTCGACGCACTGAGCCGGCGCATTCTTGCCCGACTGTCGCCAGGCACTGCCGGCGGCCTGCCGCGGGCCGCGTTGCCCCAGCAACTGGGAGCCCCCGCGCCTCTCGTCGCGGCGCTGCTCGAACGCCTGGCCGACGATGGGAAATTGGTCCTCAAGGAAGGACGAGTTCTACCGCCGGGACGGGCGGAAGCTCCGCATGGTCCGGAGGCTGATCGCCTGCTGGCCGCGCTCGACCAGGGCGGCATCGCGCCGCCGGACCTGCCGACGCTGGCGCGTTCCCTGGGCGCCTCACCCGCGCTCCTCGACGCCCTGGCGGCCGCCGGTGAACTTGTACGCGTCACGCCGACGTTTGGCCTCACCCAGGCGGGCTACGCGCGCTGGCGGCAGGCCATTGGCGAGGCCTTCGCCGTGAACGATCAGGTGACGGTGAGCCAACTCCGCGACCAGTTGGGCACCAGCCGCAAATACGTCCTGGCGTTCTTGGAGCACCTTGACGCCCGCGCGGTCACCCGGCGCGTCGGCGAAGCGCGCATCCTCCTGGACCTTAGCTGGCTGCCGGAGTAG
- the panC gene encoding pantoate--beta-alanine ligase: protein MIVARTRAELAAARAGLPAPVGAVFTMGGLHDGHSALLRAARRECASVVGTLFVNPIQFEIEQDAATYPGDEAADLRRFETEGADVVFVPPAHEIYGPAFATQVCVPTLGSMLEGASRPGHFDGVATVVAVLLNLTRPERTYLGQKDWQQTRVIRQVVQDLALGVKLRVVGTVREEAGLALGTRNLRLSDEGRKVARVIHRALAAGAGAWRRGERGADRLEGAMRRKLEAEPGVTFDYAVARDPLTLEELTPQAGAAVLLVAVWVDGVRLIDNFVLGDGLIDIDPAPLLADAAAATGGGQPPP from the coding sequence ATGATCGTGGCGCGCACGCGGGCCGAGCTGGCGGCGGCGCGGGCCGGACTCCCGGCTCCCGTCGGCGCCGTGTTCACGATGGGCGGCTTACACGACGGCCATAGCGCCCTGCTGCGCGCCGCGCGCCGCGAATGCGCCTCCGTGGTGGGCACGCTCTTCGTGAACCCCATCCAGTTCGAGATCGAGCAAGACGCCGCGACCTATCCCGGCGACGAGGCGGCCGATTTGCGGCGCTTTGAAACCGAGGGCGCCGACGTTGTGTTTGTCCCCCCGGCCCACGAAATCTATGGGCCGGCGTTCGCCACCCAGGTCTGCGTACCGACCCTCGGCTCCATGCTCGAAGGCGCCAGCCGGCCCGGCCACTTCGACGGCGTCGCCACCGTAGTCGCCGTGCTGCTCAACCTCACGCGCCCCGAGCGCACCTACCTCGGGCAGAAGGATTGGCAGCAAACGCGGGTGATCCGGCAGGTCGTGCAGGATCTTGCGCTCGGCGTGAAGCTGCGCGTGGTTGGCACCGTGCGCGAGGAGGCGGGACTGGCCCTGGGCACGCGCAATCTGCGGCTGTCGGATGAGGGCCGCAAGGTGGCGCGCGTGATTCATCGCGCGCTGGCGGCTGGGGCCGGCGCCTGGCGGCGCGGCGAGCGGGGGGCGGACCGCCTGGAGGGCGCGATGCGGCGGAAACTGGAAGCCGAACCCGGCGTCACCTTCGACTACGCGGTTGCGCGCGATCCCCTCACGCTGGAGGAGCTAACCCCCCAGGCCGGCGCTGCCGTGCTTCTCGTGGCCGTCTGGGTGGACGGCGTGCGGCTGATCGACAACTTCGTCCTTGGCGACGGTCTCATCGACATCGACCCCGCGCCGCTGCTGGCCGACGCCGCGGCCGCGACTGGCGGCGGTCAGCCCCCGCCGTGA
- a CDS encoding isoprenylcysteine carboxylmethyltransferase family protein, translating to MKLFLKIALFTVVVPGSVAVLVPFLLGGDRVVAGGAWLGLAACLFALGIAIYLRAVWDFAMIGQGTPAPIDAPKRLVVRGIYRYSRNPLYVAMLIVVAGWAALFGTALPLAYAAGLFVLYSLVIRFHEEPHLAREFGDEYTAYTQQVGRWLPRLRRR from the coding sequence ATGAAGCTCTTCCTCAAAATCGCGCTATTCACGGTGGTGGTGCCGGGATCGGTGGCGGTGCTCGTCCCTTTCCTGCTCGGAGGTGATCGAGTTGTCGCCGGCGGGGCGTGGCTCGGGCTGGCCGCGTGCCTCTTCGCGCTCGGCATCGCGATCTATCTGCGCGCGGTGTGGGACTTCGCCATGATCGGCCAGGGAACCCCCGCGCCAATCGATGCGCCGAAACGGCTCGTCGTCCGAGGGATCTACCGCTACTCGCGCAATCCCCTCTACGTCGCCATGCTCATTGTCGTCGCCGGATGGGCCGCCCTCTTCGGAACGGCCCTACCGCTGGCGTATGCGGCGGGGCTCTTCGTCCTGTACTCGCTGGTTATCCGCTTCCACGAGGAGCCGCACCTCGCGCGCGAGTTCGGCGATGAATACACGGCCTACACGCAGCAGGTCGGCCGCTGGCTGCCGCGGCTGCGGCGACGGTAG